The following are encoded together in the Coffea eugenioides isolate CCC68of unplaced genomic scaffold, Ceug_1.0 ScVebR1_3525;HRSCAF=4751, whole genome shotgun sequence genome:
- the LOC113758040 gene encoding uncharacterized protein LOC113758040, with translation MAALLHGEAPPFVRPSKTFASLLSQAPSSSSSGIGHLSTYKGEPSLVISRQDMMQIAAPYSNALVGRFAIGRPSIELIRKFIVSLGLRGECPIGLLDSKHILLRPSEEEDYTRLWCRRSWYVGKFHMSLSKWTIDFKPGVESSIAPVWVNFPGLPLPFFEKQFLLKLGTLLGRPLKVDEATASLKRPSVARILLEIDVLQSPKSRIWIGDDQWGFWQKIEYKGYPAYCGFCSLIGHTESVCHRKHPELRPVRRSGPSATPHVRQVFQPKGVPAVEESPPVVDPGLVVAMGVKEPETGICATDVVIPEIPPPSDNPVRGNSSPASVPILVLSNASRGAEADAQNFLTLVPQESSSPAKALSDNILSSNGDDRLLALSSRVGRERKREISSSLSPTRHHGHVRLVRANSEGRSGVTGDYNVVSCAEERIGGSAPNIRDLEEFNSALHRSGLFPVQFDGSAYTWTNGRMWQRLDRAVVNGVWLSDVEMTRVAHLQRGRSDHCPLLIRGGSTSTRRSSFRFLNVWQGHSSFQTTVKSAWAQTVSGVGMQKFFNKLQVVKRVLSRWNGRVFGNVSQRVQVAADNLLAKEILYDQNRDTLSRMAVHEARAVHSRELALECEFWRQKAAIKWIKEGDANTSFFHAAVKQKRSSNFISRIRGNGDCWFDSIDDIKLSAGDFFSSLFTADRAACSGSRPSIDLPKLTQEDNDMLLKSPSVEEVHKVICSLDPQSAAGPDGFGGGFYQSCWECIKDDFMDAVKDFFAGATMPRGFSSTTITLLPKKEGACEWKDFRPISLSNVSSKIISKILSTRINQFLPKLILEFQTGFIPGRGIQDNVLLAQELILDLDKKLRHPNVILKLDMEKAYDRVEWGFLLYMLREFGFKEGVVDLIFRLISNVWFSVLVNGELTSFFRSTRGVRQGDPLSSTLFLFVSEFLGRGLQQLFTNTPGFRFLSKGGLVSFLAFADDMVIFTRASSECLLAVSSLFRQYEILSGQKINLSKSRFLYSSKLPSEIITLIQQVTGFQEQSWPVKYLGVPLIRGRKKSIFFDGVFASVRAKLHHWSSRFLSAGGKLILLRHVLNSMPLYLLQVSKPPKGVFLRLGRLFNAFLWDGKDGRRIHWSSWEKLCFPVEEGGLGFRSLLDLEKAFAMKLWWRIRQKSSPWAIFMHRKYIGGQHPFLAAAGVGSATWKRVCSVRAIAEDNIRWRLGEGFIDLWHDRWFLDEPLSRQFDGAPPHCLVAEFYSSTGWNFQRLLQVLPRSVVNNISRIIVDPALKDELVWAPSADGTFTVSSAWELIRQRRNLSLVWRGIWCRVLAEFLPLDDQLRSRGFSLVSKCDCCGDSAESLHHIFLQGRLASAVWQHFFLACGIPWGSFSCVSSLLVVWFQSSGNGRLNHVRCAIPVVVLWFMWRSRNDARFGNIPSAYSKVIFDVNGWLVATGAARMLNRFQLEGDTDTYFAPYFRIKPGKSLRPKAISWMKPPRGSIKLNTDASVTNGLAKGGGVIRDFEGKMLGAFYKEFGECEVVHAEGLALLTGLQWCVETGLSGILVEVDSLALARLVTSQSVGKWPLCSVLSQIRLLLGKVNGAISHIYREANAVADSLAALSLESSWVTFQSHQQLPSRARSLIHLDAIGLGRWQAGGLHFRNADIFHLSSSSCPQNDFAFRSTHKVHGTPNLNPSGNFLPGFSQLSHPWTEPLCLLPTVIHLRLPVRTWEGYPYPPALNNFQESRASLPESFVLVA, from the exons TTCTTCGTCCTCTGGTATTGGCCATCTCAGTACATACAAGGGGGAGCCATCGTTGGTCATCTCCCGTCAAGATATGATGCAGATTGCGGCGCCTTACTCTAACGCGCTAGTCGGCAGGTTTGCCATAGGTCGTCCGTCCATTGAGCTTATTCGCAAATTTATTGTTTCGTTGGGGCTGAGGGGTGAGTGCCCGATTGGTTTATTAGATTCCAAGCACATTCTGTTACGTCCATCCGAGGAGGAAGATTACACCAGACTTTGGTGTCGCAGGTCTTGGTACGTTGGCAAGTTTCATATGTCCCTGTCGAAATGGACAATTGATTTTAAACCAGGAGTAGAGTCATCAATTGCACCAGTTTGGGTCAATTTTCCGGGTCTTCCATTGCCGTTTTTTGAAAAGCAATTTTTGCTTAAGCTAGGTACCTTGCTTGGTCGTCCCTTGAAAGTGGATGAAGCTACGGCTTCACTGAAGCGTCCATCTGTTGCCCGTATATTGTTGGAGATCGATGTATTGCAGTCTCCTAAATCCAGGATTTGGATTGGAGATGATCAGTGGGGTTTTTGGCAGAAAATTGAGTACAAAGGTTATCCCGCTTATTGTGGTTTTTGCTCGTTGATTGGTCATACAGAATCTGTCTGTCATCGCAAACATCCGGAATTGCGGCCGGTGCGTCGTTCTGGACCATCAGCTACGCCACACGTCAGACAAGTTTTTCAACCTAAGGGGGTACCTGCTGTTGAGGAATCTCCTCCTGTTGTGGATCCTGGGCTTGTGGTAGCCATGGGGGTAAAAGAGCCTGAAACTGGTATTTGTGCGACGGATGTTGTCATCCCTGAGATTCCACCACCATCTGATAACCCTGTTAggggaaattcttctccagctAGTGTTCCTATTCTTGTTCTCTCTAATGCATCTCGGGGGGCTGAGGCGGATGCGCAGAATTTTCTCACTCTTGTTCCCCAGGAATCTTCTTCTCCGGCTAAGGCTTTATCGGACAATATCCTCTCTTCTAATGGGGATGACCGTCTGTTGGCGTTGAGTTCGAGGGTTGgtagagagaggaagagagagattTCCTCTTCTCTCTCTCCTACACGGCATCACGGTCATGTTCGACTGGTGCGGGCTAATTCTGAAGGCCGGTCGGGGGTGACAG GGGACTACAACGTTGTTTCTTGCGCGgaggaaaggattggaggatctGCTCCCAATATTCGTGATTTGGAGGAATTCAACTCTGCTTTACATCGGAGTGGGCTATTCCCAGTTCAATTCGATGGGTCTGCGTACACATGGACCAATGGTCGCATGTGGCAGCGTCTCGATCGAGCGGTCGTTAATGGCGTTTGGCTGTCTGATGTAGAGATGACTCGAGTAGCTCATCTTCAACGAGGGCGGTCTGATCATTGTCCGTTGTTGATCAGGGGAGGAAGTACGTCAACTAGGCGCTCTTCATTCCGGTTTCTTAATGTCTGGCAAGGTCATTCCAGTTTTCAAACAACAGTGAAGTCTGCGTGGGCTCAGACTGTGTCTGGAGTGGGAATGCAGAAATTCTTTAATAAGTTGCAGGTGGTTAAACGAGTTTTATCTCGATGGAATGGGCGGGTCTTTGGGAATGTCTCTCAAAGGGTCCAAGTGGCAGCGGATAATTTATTGGCCAAGGAAATTTTGTATGACCAGAATAGAGATACGCTGTCGAGGATGGCAGTCCACGAGGCAAGGGCAGTTCATTCTCGGGAGCTTGCGTTGGAATGTGAATTCTGGAGACAAAAGGCAGCGATCAAGTGGATCAAAGAGGGCGACGCTAATACATCCTTTTTCCATGCAGCAGTTAAGCAGAAACGCAGCTCTAATTTTATTTCACGCATTAGGGGTAACGGGGATTGTTGGTTTGATAGTATTGATGATATTAAGCTGTCGGCGGGTGATTTTTTCTCCTCTTTGTTCACGGCCGACCGCGCTGCTTGTTCTGGCAGCAGACCGTCTATTGATCTGCCCAAGCTTACGCAGGAAGACAATGACATGCTGCTGAAATCACCATCGGTAGAAGAAGTTCATAAGGTAATTTGCTCCCTGGACCCTCAGAGTGCTGCGGGCCCTGACGGGTTTGGAGGGGGCTTTTATCAAAGTTGCTGGGAGTGTATCAAGGATGACTTCATGGATGCGGTGAAGGATTTCTTCGCTGGTGCAACAATGCCTCGTGGGTTTTCAAGTACCACGATCACATTGCTGCCTAAAAAGGAGGGTGCGTGTGAGTGGAAAGATTTCCGACCAATAAGCTTATCCAATGTTAGCTCGAAGATCATTTCTAAGATTTTGTCGACCCGCATTAATCAGTTTCTTCCTAAGTTGATTTTAGAGTTTCAGACTGGCTTTATACCGGGTAGGGGAATACAGGATAATGTTCTCCTCGCACAGGAATTAATCctggatttggacaagaaattgcgTCACCCTAACGTAATATTGAAATTGGATATGGAGAAGGCTTATGACAGGGTGGAATGGGGGTTTTTATTATACATGCTTCGTGAATTCGGCTTTAAGGAGGGTGTGGTAGATCTGATTTTTCGTTTAATATCCAATGTGTGGTTTTCTGTGTTGGTAAATGGGGAGCTCACGAGTTTTTTCAGGTCGACTAGAGGGGTTCGTCAGGGGGATCCTCTATCTTccactcttttcctttttgtatCTGAATTTCTTGGCCGGGGCCTCCAGCAGCTGTTTACAAACACCCCGGGTTTTAGATTTTTGTCTAAGGGAGGGCTGGTCTCGTTCCTTGCGTTTGCCGATGACATGGTTATTTTTACGCGGGCATCGTCTGAATGTCTGCTGGCTGTGTCGTCCCTTTTTCGACAATATGAAATTCTTTCTGGCCAAAAAATTAATCTCTCCAAGAGTCGTTTCCTTTATTCGTCGAAGCTTCCTTCGGAGATTATCACCTTAATTCAGCAAGTTACGGGATTTCAAGAGCAGTCTTGGCCTGTGAAATATTTGGGAGTTCCACTTATTCGTGGTCGTAAGAAAAGTATCTTTTTTGATGGAGTTTTTGCTTCTGTTCGAGCAAAGCTGCATCATTGGAGCTCCCGATTTCTTTCTGCGGGGGGGAAGCTCATCTTGCTTCGTCATGTGTTGAACTCAATGCCTCTCTATCTGTTGCAGGTTTCTAAACCACCTAAGGGGGTTTTTCTTAGGTTAGGCAGGCTGTTTAATGCGTTCTTGTGGGATGGCAAGGATGGTAGACGGATTCATTGGTCGTCCTGGGAGAAATTATGTTTCCCTGTTGAAGAAGGGGGGTTGGGTTTTCGATCTCTGTTGGACTTAGAGAAGGCTTTTGCAATGAAATTATGGTGGAGAATTCGACAAAAGAGTTCTCCGTGGGCAATCTTTATGCATCGCAAGTATATTGGCGGTCAGCATCCTTTCTTGGCAGCGGCTGGCGTTGGGTCGGCAACATGGAAGCGGGTCTGCTCGGTTCGGGCTATAGCTGAAGATAATATTCGTTGGCGTCTTGGCGAGGGGTTCATCGATTTGTGGCATGATCGATGGTTCCTCGATGAACCGCTTAGCAGGCAGTTTGATGGGGCGCCTCCTCATTGCTTAGTAGCTGAGTTTTATAGCTCTACGGGGTGGAATTTTCAACGGCTCCTCCAGGTTCTTCCTCGATCTGTTGTTAATAATATTTCACGAATAATTGTTGATCCGGCTCTTAAGGACGAATTGGTTTGGGCTCCTTCGGCTGATGGTACGTTCACTGTGTCATCAGCCTGGGAGTTAATTAGACAGCGGCGTAACCTGTCCTTGGTTTGGCGTGGAATTTGGTGTAGGGTTTTGGCTGAATTTCTTCCTCTGGACGACCAGCTCCGTTCTAGaggattttctttggtttccAAATGCGACTGTTGTGGTGATTCAGCGGAGTCCTTGCATCATATTTTTTTGCAGGGCAGATTAGCAAGCGCAGTTTGGCAGCATTTCTTCCTGGCTTGCGGAATCCCGTGGGGATCATTCTCATGCGTTTCTTCGCTGCTGGTGGTGTGGTTTCAATCTTCTGGGAATGGGCGGCTGAATCATGTTCGGTGTGCTATACCAGTTGTAGTGCTGTGGTTTATGTGGCGTAGCAGGAATGATGCTCGGTTTGGAAATATTCCCTCGGCCTATTCTAAAGTTATCTTCGATGTCAATGGGTGGTTGGTTGCTACGGGGGCTGCACGCATGTTGAACAGATTTCAGTTGGAGGGGGATACGGATACGTATTTTGCTCCGTACTTTCGGATCAAACCGGGTAAATCATTACGGCCGAAGGCTATATCATGGATGAAGCCTCCTCGGGGGTCAATCAAGCTGAACACCGACGCAAGTGTGACTAATGGGTTGGCAAAAGGCGGTGGAGTGATACGAGATTTTGAAGGGAAGATGCTTGGTGCTTTTTATAAAGAGTTTGGAGAATGTGAAGTGGTTCATGCGGAGGGATTAGCTTTGTTGACTGGGCTACAGTGGTGTGTTGAGACAGGGTTGTCAGGTATTTTAGTGGAAGTGGATTCTCTAGCATTGGCACGGCTGGTTACTAGTCAATCGGTTGGTAAGTGGCCGTTGTGTAGCGTCTTAAGTCAAATTCGTCTGTTGCTCGGTAAGGTGAATGGGGCCATTTCGCATATTTATCGTGAGGCGAATGCCGTGGCAGACAGCTTAGCGGCGTTATCTCTGGAGAGTTCATGGGTTACTTTCCAATCTCATCAGCAGCTGCCAAGTAGAGCTCGGTCATTGATTCATTTGGATGCAATAG